The Deinococcus radiopugnans ATCC 19172 genome window below encodes:
- a CDS encoding enoyl-CoA hydratase-related protein, producing the protein MTQDSVILSQTRAGVCTLTLNRPDKLNAANDELLLTLTAELKKAEADQTVRVVVLTGAGRGFCAGQDLSDVSGRDMTFTEHLNHTYNPLIRTIRTLDKPVISAVNGVAAGAGASLALAGDIRLWAQSARLIEIFSNIALVPDSGSTWFLPRLVGYSRAFELMAFAERVDADTALKLGLCEHVFADESFVDDVQAYAERLAQRPANALKLTKQALNAAVTSTLDEALDQEAVLQQVAGDHWEHQEGVTAFKEKRAPDFVRVQD; encoded by the coding sequence ATGACCCAGGACAGCGTGATCCTCTCGCAGACCCGCGCAGGCGTCTGCACCCTGACCCTCAACCGCCCGGACAAGCTGAACGCCGCCAACGACGAGTTGCTGCTGACCCTGACCGCCGAACTGAAAAAGGCGGAGGCCGACCAGACTGTGCGCGTGGTGGTCCTGACCGGCGCGGGCCGGGGCTTTTGCGCGGGACAGGACCTCAGCGACGTGTCGGGCCGCGACATGACCTTCACCGAGCACCTGAACCACACCTACAATCCGCTGATCCGCACCATCCGCACGCTGGACAAACCGGTGATCAGCGCGGTCAACGGCGTGGCGGCGGGGGCGGGGGCCAGCCTGGCCCTGGCCGGGGACATCCGGCTGTGGGCGCAGTCGGCCCGGCTGATCGAGATTTTCTCCAACATCGCCCTCGTCCCCGATTCGGGCAGCACGTGGTTCCTGCCCCGCCTGGTCGGGTACAGCCGCGCCTTCGAGCTGATGGCCTTTGCCGAGCGCGTGGACGCAGACACGGCACTGAAACTGGGACTGTGTGAGCATGTGTTCGCCGACGAATCCTTTGTGGACGACGTTCAGGCCTATGCCGAGCGCCTCGCGCAGCGCCCGGCCAACGCCCTGAAACTGACCAAGCAGGCGCTGAACGCCGCCGTGACCAGCACGCTGGACGAGGCGCTGGATCAGGAGGCCGTGCTGCAACAAGTGGCCGGAGACCACTGGGAGCACCAGGAGGGGGTCACCGCTTTCAAGGAAAAACGCGCACCCGACTTCGTGCGCGTCCAGGACTGA
- the ruvX gene encoding Holliday junction resolvase RuvX codes for MSDAPVPSTLPTVLALDVSKSRIGFAVSAGRLAFGRGSVDRKRLPLDLKAVRLKVRETGAGLLLLGLPLRTDGAHSASADRVRAFGKILTEQGYTVAYQDERFTTRRARELGAADEDEAAAVQILELYLMGRADQD; via the coding sequence ATGAGCGACGCCCCTGTCCCCAGCACTCTGCCCACTGTGCTGGCCCTGGACGTCAGCAAATCGCGCATCGGCTTTGCGGTCAGCGCCGGGCGGCTGGCCTTCGGACGCGGCAGCGTGGACCGCAAGCGGCTGCCGTTGGACCTGAAAGCGGTGCGGCTCAAGGTCCGAGAGACAGGAGCGGGCCTGCTGCTGCTGGGACTGCCCCTGCGGACCGACGGCGCCCATAGCGCCTCTGCGGACCGAGTGCGGGCCTTCGGCAAGATCCTGACTGAGCAGGGTTACACGGTGGCCTATCAGGACGAGCGCTTCACCACCCGCCGTGCCCGCGAACTGGGCGCAGCCGACGAGGACGAGGCGGCGGCGGTGCAGATTCTGGAGCTGTACCTGATGGGCCGGGCGGATCAGGACTGA